Within Mycobacterium heckeshornense, the genomic segment TCACCACCGCGACGTCGTCGCGCTGCCCAGCGGCGACTTCCCCGGCAATGACGAAGACATCTCCGTCGCCGGCTACCCGAAGCCCCATCGGCACCTCCAAGCCGAAAGCCACCGACCTCAAGTGTCAGCACCCACACGCCTCGCTGGTGGGACCTCACTCGCGCCGAGCGTGTCGCCCCGACGAGGGCCGGTTAACGGATAACCTGCACACCGCGGTGGCTGCCAAGCACGCTCCGGCGGTGACTGCGGCGGTCAAGACGATCTTCGCTCACACCGACCCCGAGGAGGTCGCCGCCCAGTGGGACCGGGTCGCTGACCCTCGCGGCGGCGTTTCCGAAGGTGGCGGCCATGATGGCCGACGCCAAGACCGACGTGTCGGCGTTCACCGCGTTCCCGAAGGCTCATTGATATGGAACGAGCACAGGTTCGTTTCCCCGGATTGGCGCTGCTGCCTGAGGTTTTCCGGTCTACGGGCGTGTCGCTGATGTTCCAGGTGTAAGCCCGCGAGTTAAGGTACTGCCTTGAAACCCTAGGTGCGAGGAAGGTACGCGGTGGGAGACGGGCGGCTGCGGGTGATCACCGGCGAGGTCGCGGCGGTCGTGGAGACGCGAGATCCGCAGCGGTTTCAGGCCGAATGCGTGGAGGCGTTCGTGGCGTCGTGGACCGCGCGCGGGTTCGCCGAATCGACGATCACCAACGACGTCGGTGTGTTGGAGCGGATGCTGGTGGCGCTGGGGCGCCCGGCGTGGGAGGTGACCGCTGAGGACGTCGACCGGGTGGTGGGCGAGCTCGCCAGTTCGGGTCGGGCGGTGTCGACGCGACGCAATTATCTGCAGGTGTTCAAGGGCTTTCACCGGTTCCTTGAGGTCCGCAAGGCCGCGGAGATCGAGGCGGCGTTCGGGGTCCGGCTGGCCTGTCCATTGGACGAGTTCAACGCCGCCCGCCATGTCAGCGACGACTCGCCGAGCACGGAGGCGCCGCCGACGGCGGAGCGGGTGGGCGCGTTCTTCGAGTTCCTGAAGGGTCGGATTGCGACTGCCCGCAAGTATGCGCCGGCCGCGCGGGATTATGCGCTGTTCCGCACGCTGTATCACGCCGGGCTGCGGTCGGAAGAAGTGGTGATGCTCGACTGCTCGGATGTGCATTTTGGGCGCGGCACGTTCGGCAAGCTGCATGTGCGGTTCGGTAAGGGCGCCAAGGGCTCCGGGCCGCGGCCGCGTTGGGTGCCGATGTTAGACGGGCTGGATCTGGTGTTGCGCTGGTATCTCGACGATGTGCGCGGCCGGTTCCCGGACAGTCCGGTGTTGCTGTGTGATGAGTCCGGCGGCCCAATGGCCGCGGCCACCATCCGCAACCGGTTGCGGCATTTGATGAGAGTGGAAGGCCGGCCTGAAGGTGAGTGGTTCAGCCCGCATGGGATGCGCCGTGCCTGTGCGACCCACAACTATGAGCGAGGCGTGGATCTCGTTGCCATTCAACAGCTTTTAGGACACTGGACGGTCGCGTCGACCATGCGGTATGTGCGCCCGTCGGAGACCTTCATCGAAGACGCCTATCAGCGTGCGATCTCGGCGACGCTGAGCGAACTGACCGGGCAGGAGTGAGTATGCAGATCAGGTGGAAACTTCGGATGGCCGCCGCCCAGCGGGAGGTGTGGACCGGCGCCCAACTGCAACGGCTGCTGGCGGAGAAGGCTGGATTGGAGCTGTCTTCGGCGTCGGTGTCGGCGTTGTTCACCAAACAGCCCAGTCAGATCAAGCTGTCCACCTTGATCGCGTTGTGCACCGCACTGGAATGCTCGCCCAATGACCTGTTTGACATCGATACCACCCCTGTCACACAACAGATTTCACCGAAGCCGGCCAAGGTCGCGGTCAACGACGCGCCAGCGTCGCGGCGGGGCCGGTCGATGCCGCCGATCTAGCATGACCCGCCGGGTCCGGGACTGCCGGTGCTGTGGTCGCGCGGTCGGCAAACCAGAGCGTGACCTTTGTGCTCGTTGCCACTGGGCGCGGTGTCACGCACCGATCAAACACCGCTGCCCGCGCTGCGGTGTGTTGCGGGTTCTGGGGCCGGACACCGGATGCTGCGCGCGCTGTTCGCGCACCTGCCGGATCTGCAATGCGCCAGTGCTGTTCGTCGACCGCGACCTCTGCGGGCAGTGCGCTCGGCGGCAACGCTTGGACGCCAACCGAGCCGAGTGTCCACGCTGCGGAAAACGCCGGATCCTGCGACCCACCACCGGCTGGTGTGGCTCCTGCTCACATCCGGGCCGGCCACCGAATCCGGATGCGGCCTGTGTCGACTGCGGACGGGTCACTCGACTGACCGGGGCGGGACGGTGCCAAAGATGTTGGGCCCGCTCGCCGCATCGAATCCCAGTCCGAGCGGCTAATCTTGCGGCGACACTCGAGAATCCACCCGACTGGCTCGGCGACTTCGCCGCCTATCTCATCGGACGCCACCATCCCGACCGCGCCTGCGCCATGCTGACCCGGCTCGGCACACGATTGGCCGACAACCACCCGGTGCATCCGCAGGCCCTGCTGGAATCCGTGGCCACTGACGTTCCGCTCGCGCGGGCCTGGAGGACTTCCTCACCGCCCGTCAACTGGCGTTACCGACCGATCGCGAGGAACGCCGCGCCGCCACCCGCCGCCAATCCCGTATCGACGCGGTGCCCCCACCCCTGCGCCAGGCGGTGGCCGGGTTTGCCGAGCACCTGGTCGCCAGCCGCGATCGTGCCCGCCGCACCGGCACCCACCCGCGCGGGCATCCCACGCTCGAGGCCCGGCTTGGGGCCGTGCGTGACTTCGCTCAGTTCTTGTCCATGGCGCGCGGCAAAACTGACTGGGCCACCATTGAGGTCGGCGACATCGAAGCCTTCCTGCACGCTCATCCCAGCCGGCGTGCCTTCTACCTGACCGGGCTGCGCCAGTTCTGCCGCTACGGTCTGCGCCGCCGGCTAATGCTCATCAACCCCACGAAAGGCTTGACTGCGCCGCAGACCATGGCATTCCGCGGCCCGACGCTGCCTGTCGACCGGCAACGCGAACTGTTCCAGCGGTGGAGCACAGACCCCGAGGTGCACCCGCACGAGGCGTTCGTCGGGCTGGCCGCCCTGCTGCACGGCGCCACCACACAAGAACTGCAGCACCTCACCGATGCGGACATCGACAACAACCGCCGCCGGATCCGGCTGGGTCGCCGACCACAACCCACCCCATTGGACCCGTGGACCTGGACCGCACTGCATCGCTGCCTCGACCACCGGAAGGTGCTGGGCGGCAACAATTCCCACCTGTTGGTCACCATGCAGACCAAAGCCACCCGGGCGCCGGCCTCCGACGGCTACATCAAGAACACCCTGCGCGCGGTCGGCATCCAGCCCCGGATCCTGCGCTCGACACGGCTGGTAGACCTCGTCGGCACGGTCGACGCGAAACTCGTCGCCGCTGCCTACGGCATGCACCACGAAGCTGTCGTCGCCTACCTCGCAGACCACGTTGACACCGCCCGTCTGCCGAACTCGTGATACTTCAGGCGCCACCTCGCACACCTTCGCGCGAACCCGTGCGCTTTCGCACGGTTTTGGCAGAAGGTCATCATCGACCTGCGCAACCGCGGAGTACGCGACATCCTCATCGCCTGCTGCGACGGGCTGACCGGCTTGCCTGATGCGATCCGCTCGATCTTCCCCGATACCGTGATCCAAACCTCATCTATTAACAATGGATCGGCCGGGATGGTCTCGGCGTTCACCTGCACCACCACGGGCAGGGCCCACGCAAACGCGTCACCTTCGAGGTCCACATGCAGACCTGTCCGCCCGTGGTGGCTGCGGGGCGTGGACCGGCCAGCGAGAGCAGCGCCACCGCTGTGGGCGGTGAGTGCCGAGATGAGGTTCCGGGCAGGCCTCGCGATCGCAGGGTGAACCTTTCACATTGAAAGGGATCCAAGTGCAATGAATCAGAGTACTCTGCAACGGCCGAACAGCTTCTGGTGTGGGATCGACTGGGGCGGGCGCTTCCATCACCTGTGTGTGCTGGATGGCACCGGCCAGCAGCTGCTCAGTCGCAAGGTCGCTCACACCGTCGATGGTCTGGCCGTCCTGGTCGGGTTGATTGCTTCGTTCACCGGTGCGGTCCGGATCGCGATCGAGCGGGCCGAAGGGCTACTGGTCGAATATCTCCAGCACCACTGCGATGCCGAAATTTATTGCGTGTCACCGAAAATCTCGGCGCGAGCACGCGAACGCTATCGGATGGCGGCCGCCAAGTCCGACGAATTCGATGCCTATGTGTTGGCCGATACGTTGCGTCACCAGTATGCCCAGTGGCGGCCGTTGGCCGTTCCGTCGCCGCTTCTAGGGCGGTGCTGTTTTAGTCGCTGACTTTCGGCGTGCCTGAGCGGATTTCGCGTAGGTGGTCGACGAGGATCTGATGTGTGGCTTTGGGACGGGAGGATCGGCAGGGCCGGTTCGATGACGTGATGCTGCTGGTGGGTGATCAGCTGCCGGCGGGCAGTATTTACCGGCTGTTGGCCGAGCACGGCGGTGCACTGTTTGACGATGACTATTTCGCTGATCTGTTCAAGCGCTCGGCGCTGGGTCGACCGACGGTGCCGGCGCGGGTGATGGCCACAGTGATGCTGCTGCAGGCCTATGAGGGATTGTCGGATCGGGAGGCGTGTGACCGGTTGGCCTTTGATCTGCGCTGGAAAGCGGCCGCCGGGTTGACGGTGGACGCCGAGGCTTTTCATCCCACGGTGCTGGTCGGCATGCGCAACCGGCTACGCGCATCGGATCGGCCACGGCGGTTGTTCGAGGACGTGAACACCACCGCGCGAGCGGCGGGGTTGTTGCGGGGACGACGCCGGGTGCTGGATTCGACGCCGCTGTTGGATGCGGTGGCCACCCAGGACACGGTGATCCAGCTGCGGGCCGCGATCCGCAAACTGCTGACCGTGGCTGATCGGGCCGATCCGGAAGTGGCCGGTGCGGTGCGCACCGTGCTGACCCGCGACGATGACTACGCCAGCCTGGGCAAACCACCGTGTGACTGGGATGACCCCAAAGCGCGTGAAGCCTTGGTCGATGCGCTGGTGCGCGACGCCAACGCCGCACTGGAGGCCCTCGACGGCCGCAAGCTCGATGGGGCACTCAGTGAGGCGGTCGAGTTGTTGGCGCTGGTGGCCGGCCAAGACGTCGAAGCCGGCGACGACGGAATCTTCCGCATTGCCCGGCGAGTGGCCAAAGACCGGATGATCTCCACCGTCGATACCGAAGCCCGCCATGGGCATAAGTCGCGGGCGCGGACCTTCGATGGCTACAAGTCCCATCTGGGTATCGACCCCGACGACGAGCTGATCACCGGGGTGGCCATCACCGCGGCCAACGCCGCCGACCGTGAGGTCATCGATGAGCTGTTGGGCAACCCCGCCACCGACATCAGAAGTGCTGCACCCGCCACCGCCCCCGACACCGACAGCAGCACCGATGCCGCCACCGATGCCGATGCCGATGCCGATGAAACGATCACCGATCACGGCGAGCATGTGCACAACGAGTCGGAGCCGAACGTCTTTGAGGTGTATGGCGATTCGGCTTACGCCGATGGGGCCACCCTGGATGAGCAGACCGGGCGGGGTCATGACATGCGCGCCAAGGTGCCCCCGGTGCGCAACGCCAACGGCTATTCCAAAGACCGGTTCGGTATCGACCTGGCCGCCGGCACCGTGACCTGCCCGGCCGAGCACACCGTGGCGATCAGCACCGGGCGGCGTCAGCAGGTCGCTCGCTTCGGTGCGTTCTGTGGGTCCTGCCCACTGCAGGCGGAGTGCACCAAAGCCCGTCGCGGGCGGGTGATCACCATCCATGCCCATGAAGCCGCCCTGCAGCACGCCAAGGCCCGCCAACGCGATCCGGCCTGGCAGGCCGATTACCGAACGTATCGGCCGGTCGTGGAACGCAAGATCAGTCACTTCACCCGCCGCCCCTGGGGTGGTCGCAAGGCGCGGTGCCGCGGCCAAAAACGCATCCTGACCGACATCCTGGCCCGAGCAGGAGCGATCAACCTCGCCCGGTTGGCCACCTTGGGCTTGCACCCACACGCCGGGGGTTGGGCCATCGCCTGATCCGGGACCACCGGGCCACCCGGCCACACGGCTACCCCGATCAGATCAGCCAGCGAAAGCCATCACAGCCGTCGAAATCTCGATACCGCCAAATCCCCGCCCCACGGGGGTCACTACATCAGCGCCGTCCTAGCGGAGCTGACCGCAG encodes:
- a CDS encoding tyrosine-type recombinase/integrase → MGDGRLRVITGEVAAVVETRDPQRFQAECVEAFVASWTARGFAESTITNDVGVLERMLVALGRPAWEVTAEDVDRVVGELASSGRAVSTRRNYLQVFKGFHRFLEVRKAAEIEAAFGVRLACPLDEFNAARHVSDDSPSTEAPPTAERVGAFFEFLKGRIATARKYAPAARDYALFRTLYHAGLRSEEVVMLDCSDVHFGRGTFGKLHVRFGKGAKGSGPRPRWVPMLDGLDLVLRWYLDDVRGRFPDSPVLLCDESGGPMAAATIRNRLRHLMRVEGRPEGEWFSPHGMRRACATHNYERGVDLVAIQQLLGHWTVASTMRYVRPSETFIEDAYQRAISATLSELTGQE
- a CDS encoding helix-turn-helix domain-containing protein is translated as MQIRWKLRMAAAQREVWTGAQLQRLLAEKAGLELSSASVSALFTKQPSQIKLSTLIALCTALECSPNDLFDIDTTPVTQQISPKPAKVAVNDAPASRRGRSMPPI
- a CDS encoding integrase, which produces MPPPLRQAVAGFAEHLVASRDRARRTGTHPRGHPTLEARLGAVRDFAQFLSMARGKTDWATIEVGDIEAFLHAHPSRRAFYLTGLRQFCRYGLRRRLMLINPTKGLTAPQTMAFRGPTLPVDRQRELFQRWSTDPEVHPHEAFVGLAALLHGATTQELQHLTDADIDNNRRRIRLGRRPQPTPLDPWTWTALHRCLDHRKVLGGNNSHLLVTMQTKATRAPASDGYIKNTLRAVGIQPRILRSTRLVDLVGTVDAKLVAAAYGMHHEAVVAYLADHVDTARLPNS
- a CDS encoding IS110 family transposase; translated protein: MNQSTLQRPNSFWCGIDWGGRFHHLCVLDGTGQQLLSRKVAHTVDGLAVLVGLIASFTGAVRIAIERAEGLLVEYLQHHCDAEIYCVSPKISARARERYRMAAAKSDEFDAYVLADTLRHQYAQWRPLAVPSPLLGRCCFSR
- a CDS encoding transposase, producing the protein MALGREDRQGRFDDVMLLVGDQLPAGSIYRLLAEHGGALFDDDYFADLFKRSALGRPTVPARVMATVMLLQAYEGLSDREACDRLAFDLRWKAAAGLTVDAEAFHPTVLVGMRNRLRASDRPRRLFEDVNTTARAAGLLRGRRRVLDSTPLLDAVATQDTVIQLRAAIRKLLTVADRADPEVAGAVRTVLTRDDDYASLGKPPCDWDDPKAREALVDALVRDANAALEALDGRKLDGALSEAVELLALVAGQDVEAGDDGIFRIARRVAKDRMISTVDTEARHGHKSRARTFDGYKSHLGIDPDDELITGVAITAANAADREVIDELLGNPATDIRSAAPATAPDTDSSTDAATDADADADETITDHGEHVHNESEPNVFEVYGDSAYADGATLDEQTGRGHDMRAKVPPVRNANGYSKDRFGIDLAAGTVTCPAEHTVAISTGRRQQVARFGAFCGSCPLQAECTKARRGRVITIHAHEAALQHAKARQRDPAWQADYRTYRPVVERKISHFTRRPWGGRKARCRGQKRILTDILARAGAINLARLATLGLHPHAGGWAIA